One segment of Pontibacter akesuensis DNA contains the following:
- a CDS encoding glycoside hydrolase family 43 protein gives MKSIKRLKLMLAVLLLISGCTNTPQESEKIQFDNPIALQRADPHVTRSADGTYYFIATVPEYDRIEIRKAQTINGIKEAEPVVVWRKHTEGPMGNHIWAPEMHRIDGKWYIYFAAGSAEDKWAIRKYALSNASEDPTAGEWVEEGEIVSNRNEFSLDATTFEHKGQRYMIWTDRASDKEINTGLYIAEMTSPTTLGDKQVVISVPEYAWERQGHNVNEAPAVLIRNGKVFVTFSASATDANYAIGLLWADANADLLDPASWNKLPEPVFFSNEALKRFGPGHNSFTVAEDGKTDVMIYHARDYKEIEGEPLYDPNRHTRARVLKWTEDGMPDFGQELGDNEVEAKEAKKQ, from the coding sequence ATGAAATCTATAAAACGCTTGAAACTCATGCTTGCGGTGCTCCTTCTTATCAGTGGATGCACAAACACGCCGCAAGAGTCGGAGAAGATCCAGTTCGACAACCCCATTGCCTTGCAGCGGGCAGACCCCCATGTAACCAGGTCGGCCGATGGCACTTATTACTTTATAGCCACCGTACCCGAGTATGATCGCATCGAGATACGCAAGGCACAAACGATTAACGGTATTAAAGAGGCAGAACCGGTGGTGGTGTGGCGCAAACATACCGAAGGACCCATGGGAAACCACATCTGGGCTCCTGAAATGCACAGGATAGATGGCAAGTGGTACATTTATTTTGCAGCCGGCTCAGCCGAGGATAAATGGGCGATACGCAAGTATGCTTTGTCAAACGCGTCGGAGGATCCGACAGCAGGCGAATGGGTAGAGGAAGGTGAGATTGTAAGCAATAGGAATGAGTTCTCCCTTGATGCCACAACCTTCGAGCACAAAGGCCAGCGCTACATGATCTGGACCGACAGGGCATCTGACAAGGAGATAAACACAGGCTTGTACATTGCAGAGATGACCAGCCCCACCACCCTAGGCGACAAGCAGGTGGTTATTTCCGTGCCTGAGTATGCGTGGGAAAGGCAGGGGCATAATGTAAATGAGGCCCCGGCTGTACTTATCCGCAACGGGAAAGTGTTTGTAACTTTCTCGGCCAGTGCCACCGATGCCAACTATGCCATTGGCCTGCTTTGGGCCGATGCAAATGCCGACCTGCTTGATCCTGCTTCCTGGAACAAATTGCCTGAGCCGGTTTTCTTTTCAAACGAAGCGCTGAAGCGTTTCGGGCCGGGGCACAACAGCTTTACAGTGGCTGAGGACGGCAAAACAGATGTGATGATTTACCATGCCCGCGACTACAAAGAAATTGAGGGCGAGCCACTTTACGATCCAAACCGCCATACCCGTGCCCGTGTATTGAAGTGGACAGAAGACGGTATGCCTGATTTTGGACAGGAGTTGGGCGACAATGAAGTAGAGGCTAAGGAGGCAAAGAAACAATAG
- a CDS encoding radical SAM protein, with translation MRIRSKPVLCNYYVTYRCNAKCSFCDIWERPSPYITLDDVAQNLRDLKRLGVEVIDFTGGEPLLHRQIDQMLGMAHDMGFITTLTTNGMLYPKLAERLKGKVDMLHFSLDSPDREEHDTGRGVACYDFVMESIKVARALGERPDILFTVFRHNLHQLEELYQNIILPNKLLLILNPAFAYNEVETGEQLTEEELTFLSNFGKRKYVYLNDGFVELRRDGGNHIDKPVCKAASTTLVISPENELVLPCYHLGTKSFPIQGKLYELYQSTEVEALKRLEGRLPACEGCTINCYMQPSFAVELNKYFWKALPSTLKYNYLKGTWKRLLPFNN, from the coding sequence ATGCGCATCAGATCAAAACCAGTGCTTTGCAACTACTACGTTACCTACCGCTGTAACGCAAAGTGCTCGTTCTGCGACATCTGGGAGCGCCCCTCGCCCTACATCACCCTCGACGACGTTGCTCAGAACCTGCGCGACCTGAAGCGGCTGGGCGTGGAGGTGATTGACTTTACGGGCGGCGAGCCGCTGCTGCACCGCCAGATAGACCAGATGCTGGGCATGGCACACGACATGGGTTTCATTACCACGCTCACCACCAACGGCATGCTGTACCCCAAACTGGCAGAGCGCCTGAAAGGCAAGGTGGACATGCTGCACTTCTCGCTCGATTCCCCGGACCGGGAGGAGCATGATACGGGCCGCGGCGTGGCGTGCTATGATTTCGTGATGGAGTCGATTAAAGTGGCGCGGGCACTAGGGGAGCGGCCTGACATCTTATTCACCGTCTTCCGGCATAACCTACACCAACTGGAGGAGCTGTACCAGAATATCATACTTCCGAACAAGCTGCTGCTCATACTTAACCCCGCCTTCGCCTACAACGAGGTGGAGACAGGCGAGCAGCTAACCGAGGAGGAACTGACTTTCCTAAGCAATTTTGGCAAGCGCAAGTATGTGTACCTGAACGACGGCTTTGTGGAATTGCGCCGCGATGGGGGCAACCATATCGACAAACCCGTATGCAAAGCCGCCAGCACCACCCTGGTTATCTCGCCGGAGAATGAACTGGTGCTGCCCTGCTACCACCTCGGCACCAAAAGCTTTCCTATTCAGGGCAAACTGTACGAACTGTACCAGAGCACCGAAGTGGAGGCGCTGAAGCGGCTGGAAGGGCGGTTGCCTGCCTGCGAAGGCTGCACCATCAACTGCTACATGCAGCCCAGCTTTGCCGTAGAGCTAAACAAGTACTTCTGGAAAGCCCTGCCCAGCACCCTCAAGTATAACTACCTGAAAGGCACCTGGAAAAGGCTGCTCCCGTTTAACAACTGA
- a CDS encoding protein-disulfide reductase DsbD family protein, translated as MNEKNTLRQLAIIVWLLFTLSFAAQAQVLKPATWSYDVSKKQVTVGEEVELIFNVKIDKDWYLYSSDFDPELGPMVTEFTFQKHPSYELVGKIVPVKPKKKYDDIWGGEYTYFTGTAQFRQKIRVLQPDLLVKGSYEYQVCTDVDGRCIPFDDEFTFTNKHINITAAAAPAAKPATASREPTTSQQPTAPQPTETPAVTTDTATTSAATDTATVLPIAFSDNTATITEQAVAAPLPVTETDGEEGLWGFMLIAFGAGLMALLTPCVFPMVPMTVSFFTNSGGRAKGVLKAFVYGLSIIAIYTIIGTVVAKLFGADGANFISTHWLPNLLFFLVFLVFAMSFFGMFEITLPSSWLTKVDAQADKGGWIGVFFMAFTLVLVSFSCTGPIVGSILVASAGGETIRPVVGMFAFSLAFALPFTLFAIFPSWLSSLPKSGGWLNAVKVVLGFIELALALKFLSVADQVYHWGILDREIYLALWIVIFTLMGFYLLGKLKFSHDSELKYVSVPRLFFAIATFGFVVYLIPGLFGAPLKALSGYLPPQTTHDFDLNSIIHQNNGRNTAVLATNELCEPAKYDEFLNLPHGLTGYFDLEQAKACAAAQGKPIFIDFTGHGCVNCREMEANVWSDPAVLKRLRKDYVIAALYVDDRTELPQSEWYTSAYDGKEKKTLGKKYADYQITKFNVNAQPYYVLMDAQENVLVKPIAYDLSVENFVNFLDAGVAAYKATHDRVAQK; from the coding sequence ATGAACGAAAAAAACACCCTAAGGCAGCTGGCAATTATTGTGTGGCTGCTGTTTACGCTAAGCTTTGCAGCACAGGCACAGGTACTTAAGCCCGCTACCTGGAGCTACGACGTGTCTAAAAAGCAAGTGACTGTAGGCGAGGAGGTGGAACTGATCTTTAACGTGAAAATCGACAAAGACTGGTACCTCTACTCCTCCGATTTCGACCCGGAGTTGGGGCCGATGGTCACCGAGTTCACCTTTCAGAAGCACCCGTCCTACGAGCTGGTGGGCAAAATAGTGCCGGTTAAACCCAAGAAGAAGTACGACGACATCTGGGGCGGAGAGTATACGTACTTTACCGGCACAGCTCAGTTCCGCCAGAAAATACGCGTGCTGCAGCCCGACCTGCTGGTGAAGGGCAGCTACGAGTACCAGGTTTGTACCGATGTGGACGGCCGCTGCATTCCGTTTGATGATGAGTTCACCTTCACCAATAAACATATTAATATAACAGCCGCCGCAGCACCTGCCGCCAAGCCTGCCACTGCATCTAGGGAGCCCACAACCAGCCAGCAACCAACGGCTCCGCAACCAACTGAAACACCTGCTGTAACAACGGATACTGCCACTACCTCCGCGGCAACGGATACCGCTACCGTACTGCCCATCGCTTTTTCTGACAATACCGCCACCATTACTGAGCAAGCTGTAGCTGCACCCTTACCCGTAACAGAGACTGACGGCGAAGAGGGGCTGTGGGGATTTATGCTCATCGCGTTTGGAGCGGGTCTGATGGCGCTGCTCACGCCCTGCGTGTTCCCGATGGTGCCCATGACGGTGAGCTTTTTTACAAACAGCGGCGGCCGCGCAAAAGGCGTGTTGAAGGCCTTTGTGTATGGCTTATCGATCATAGCCATTTATACCATCATCGGAACGGTAGTGGCCAAACTCTTTGGTGCTGATGGTGCAAACTTCATCAGTACCCACTGGCTGCCTAATCTGCTTTTCTTTCTGGTGTTCCTGGTGTTTGCCATGTCCTTTTTCGGGATGTTCGAGATTACGCTGCCCAGCTCCTGGCTCACCAAAGTGGATGCCCAAGCCGACAAAGGCGGGTGGATCGGGGTGTTCTTTATGGCCTTTACGCTGGTGCTCGTTTCCTTTTCCTGCACCGGCCCCATAGTGGGAAGTATACTGGTGGCCTCCGCCGGCGGCGAAACCATACGCCCGGTTGTGGGGATGTTCGCCTTCTCGCTGGCCTTTGCCCTGCCCTTTACCCTGTTCGCCATCTTTCCCTCGTGGCTAAGCAGCTTGCCTAAGTCAGGTGGCTGGCTGAATGCGGTAAAAGTGGTACTGGGCTTCATTGAGCTGGCGCTGGCGCTGAAGTTTTTAAGCGTGGCCGACCAGGTGTACCATTGGGGCATTCTGGACAGGGAAATTTACCTGGCACTCTGGATTGTTATTTTTACTTTAATGGGTTTTTACCTGCTGGGCAAGCTAAAATTCTCGCACGACTCTGAGCTGAAGTATGTGAGCGTTCCGCGCCTATTCTTTGCCATCGCCACCTTCGGCTTTGTGGTATACCTGATTCCGGGCCTGTTCGGCGCTCCGCTCAAAGCCCTGTCCGGCTACCTGCCCCCCCAAACCACCCACGATTTCGATCTGAATAGCATTATCCACCAGAACAATGGTAGAAATACCGCTGTGTTGGCTACCAATGAGCTGTGTGAACCTGCAAAGTATGATGAGTTTCTGAACCTGCCCCACGGCCTGACAGGCTATTTCGACCTGGAGCAGGCCAAGGCATGTGCTGCGGCCCAGGGCAAACCCATTTTTATTGATTTTACAGGCCACGGCTGCGTGAACTGCCGCGAGATGGAAGCCAACGTGTGGTCGGACCCGGCGGTGCTGAAGCGGCTGCGCAAGGATTACGTGATTGCCGCGCTGTATGTGGATGACCGGACCGAGCTGCCGCAAAGCGAGTGGTACACCAGCGCTTACGACGGCAAAGAGAAGAAGACCCTTGGGAAGAAGTATGCGGACTACCAGATCACTAAGTTCAACGTGAATGCCCAACCCTACTATGTGCTGATGGATGCGCAGGAAAACGTGCTGGTAAAACCCATCGCTTACGACCTGAGCGTGGAGAACTTTGTCAACTTCCTCGATGCCGGTGTCGCAGCTTACAAAGCAACACACGATCGCGTAGCACAGAAGTAA
- a CDS encoding S66 peptidase family protein, with product MIPALRPGDKIAILSTARKITVPEIEVAIRTFENWGLEVVLGQTIGASYHQFAGDDALRLQDLQQMLNDASIKAIVCARGGYGTTRIIDRVDFTKFKEHPKWLVGFSDITALHSHIHTLGLESIHAIMPVLFPKAGTADSIETLRLALFGEELTYTAAPHPFNRSGTGTGSLVGGNLSMLHTLTGTRSDVSTDDKVLFLEDLDEYLYHIDRMLVHLDRSGKLANLAGLLIGDMSDMKDNAIPFGKTAYEIILEHTDKYNYPVSFGFPVGHEPLNLALVCGREAKLEVNEAGAKLVYC from the coding sequence ATGATTCCAGCACTTCGCCCCGGCGATAAAATAGCCATACTTTCCACTGCCCGCAAAATCACCGTACCCGAGATTGAGGTGGCCATCCGTACCTTTGAAAACTGGGGCCTGGAGGTAGTGCTGGGGCAAACGATTGGCGCCAGTTACCACCAATTTGCCGGCGACGATGCCCTGCGCCTGCAGGACCTGCAGCAGATGCTCAACGATGCCAGTATAAAGGCCATTGTCTGCGCCCGCGGCGGCTACGGCACCACCCGCATCATCGACCGGGTGGATTTTACTAAATTTAAGGAGCACCCCAAGTGGCTGGTGGGCTTCAGCGATATAACTGCGCTACACAGCCATATCCATACCTTGGGGCTGGAAAGCATACATGCCATCATGCCCGTGCTGTTCCCGAAGGCCGGCACCGCCGACTCAATCGAAACGCTGCGCCTTGCCTTGTTCGGGGAGGAGCTGACTTACACGGCCGCACCGCATCCTTTTAACCGCAGCGGCACCGGCACCGGGTCTTTGGTGGGCGGCAACCTCTCCATGCTGCACACGCTTACAGGCACCCGCTCCGACGTTAGCACCGACGACAAGGTTCTGTTCCTAGAAGACCTGGACGAGTACCTCTACCACATCGACCGCATGCTGGTGCACCTCGACCGCAGCGGCAAATTAGCAAACTTGGCCGGCCTCCTCATCGGTGACATGAGCGACATGAAAGACAACGCCATTCCTTTCGGCAAAACAGCCTATGAGATCATTCTGGAGCACACCGACAAGTATAACTACCCTGTGTCGTTTGGATTTCCGGTTGGCCACGAGCCACTGAACCTGGCCCTGGTATGTGGCCGTGAGGCGAAACTGGAAGTAAATGAGGCTGGGGCAAAACTAGTTTACTGCTGA
- a CDS encoding hemolysin family protein: MVLDILLTIFLVLLNGFFVAAEFAIVKVRSSQIELRAQSGHTMAKLAQNMLTHLDAYLSATQLGITLASLGLGWIGESVVSQIVINIMESFGFTGGEVLAHRIALPISFAIITVLHIVFGELAPKSLAIQRPESTTLATALPLRFFYILFSPFIWMLNGLANLVLRGFGIQPMHGAEVHSAEELRLLFEQSVEGGAIQDAHHELIENVFHFNERMVKQILVPRTKMIAIDVHIDDKELMEIIFNEGYSRLPVYDGNIDNIVGILYVKDILSVMRLGEPVVIDKLMRPAYFVPETKKINLLLKQFQRRHLHMAVATDEFGGVSGIVTIEDIIEELVGEIQDEYDEEVPLVERISDYEYKVNGSAAIPDANDFLPFALPEGEDYETVGGLMNVIYGQIPENLNEMATFDKYEVRVLEKSDRRVEWVLLTVREENREEIS, translated from the coding sequence ATGGTTCTAGATATACTCCTGACAATATTCCTTGTTTTACTCAACGGCTTTTTCGTGGCAGCAGAGTTTGCCATCGTAAAAGTGCGTTCCTCCCAGATTGAGCTAAGGGCACAGTCAGGCCATACCATGGCGAAGCTGGCGCAGAACATGCTCACCCACCTGGATGCCTACCTTTCGGCCACACAGTTAGGCATAACGCTCGCCTCACTGGGCTTGGGATGGATTGGGGAAAGCGTTGTTTCCCAGATCGTAATCAACATCATGGAATCCTTTGGCTTTACGGGTGGCGAGGTACTGGCCCACCGCATCGCGCTCCCAATCTCGTTTGCCATCATTACCGTGCTGCACATTGTATTCGGTGAGCTGGCGCCAAAGTCGCTGGCCATACAGCGCCCCGAGTCCACTACCCTGGCCACAGCCCTTCCGCTGCGCTTCTTCTATATCTTGTTTAGCCCATTTATCTGGATGCTGAATGGCTTGGCGAACCTTGTGCTGCGTGGTTTTGGCATACAGCCCATGCACGGCGCCGAGGTACACAGTGCCGAGGAGCTTCGGCTGTTGTTTGAACAGAGCGTGGAGGGCGGCGCTATACAGGACGCGCACCACGAGCTGATCGAGAACGTGTTCCATTTTAATGAGCGCATGGTGAAGCAGATCCTGGTGCCCCGCACTAAAATGATTGCCATCGACGTGCACATCGACGACAAGGAGTTGATGGAGATTATCTTTAACGAAGGCTACTCGCGCCTACCCGTGTACGATGGCAACATCGACAACATTGTGGGCATACTGTATGTGAAAGACATACTAAGCGTGATGCGACTCGGCGAGCCGGTGGTAATTGACAAACTCATGCGCCCGGCCTATTTCGTGCCGGAAACAAAAAAGATCAATCTCCTGCTGAAGCAGTTCCAGCGCCGCCACCTGCACATGGCTGTGGCCACCGATGAGTTTGGCGGTGTATCGGGCATTGTCACCATTGAGGATATTATCGAGGAACTGGTGGGTGAGATCCAGGATGAATATGATGAGGAAGTGCCGCTGGTGGAGCGTATCAGCGATTATGAGTATAAAGTGAACGGTTCTGCCGCTATTCCGGATGCGAACGATTTTCTTCCTTTCGCTCTGCCCGAAGGAGAGGATTATGAAACCGTGGGTGGCCTGATGAACGTGATCTACGGCCAGATCCCCGAAAACCTGAACGAGATGGCCACCTTCGACAAGTATGAGGTGCGGGTACTGGAGAAATCAGACCGACGCGTGGAATGGGTGCTGCTTACGGTACGTGAAGAAAACCGCGAGGAGATCAGCTAA
- a CDS encoding AbgT family transporter — protein sequence MTEVHKKKSGVDKFLSVVERIGNALPHPATLFAGFALLVVILSWVASQFDMAVTHPGTGETITPFNLLSTEGLHMILTRMVTNFTGFAPLGTVLVSLLGIGIAEGTGLIGAVLRMVVLSSPKRLLTFVIVFAGVISNTASEVGYVLLVPLAAVIFLAAGRHPLAGLAAAFAGVSGGYSANLLLGTVDPLLAGLSTEAARIIDPGYAVNPAANYYFMFVSTFLIAGLGTWVTERVVIPRLGEYEGDEKPQTIDRLNPQEKRGILYATIAILLMVAFILGGLIPENGYLRDPETNEILHSPFMSGIVAFIFLLAGIAGIAYGIGARTIKNDSDVMRGMAKSMETLGSYIVLVFFAAQFVAYFNWTNLGLILAINGADVLKTLGLSDIPLMITFIIVAALLNLVMGSASAKWAIMAPVFIPMFMLLGYTPEFTQVAYRIGDSVTNIISPMMSYFALIVAFIQRYDKKAGIGTVISTMLPYTVVFFIGWVILLVIWILLDLPIGPGAEMYMP from the coding sequence ATGACTGAAGTACACAAAAAGAAATCGGGTGTAGATAAATTCCTGTCGGTGGTGGAGCGCATTGGAAACGCCCTGCCGCACCCCGCCACACTCTTCGCGGGGTTTGCCTTGCTGGTGGTTATCCTTTCGTGGGTGGCCAGCCAGTTTGATATGGCCGTAACGCACCCCGGCACCGGCGAAACCATTACGCCGTTCAACCTGCTTTCGACTGAAGGCCTGCACATGATCCTGACGCGCATGGTGACGAACTTCACGGGCTTTGCGCCGCTAGGCACGGTGCTGGTATCGTTGCTGGGCATTGGCATTGCGGAGGGTACGGGCCTGATCGGTGCGGTGCTGCGCATGGTGGTACTGTCATCGCCGAAGCGCCTGCTCACCTTTGTGATCGTATTTGCCGGCGTTATTTCGAACACCGCTTCCGAAGTAGGTTATGTGCTGCTGGTGCCTTTGGCTGCGGTTATCTTTCTGGCGGCTGGTCGCCACCCGCTGGCTGGTCTGGCTGCTGCCTTTGCCGGTGTGTCCGGTGGTTACAGCGCTAACCTGCTATTGGGTACCGTCGATCCCTTGCTGGCCGGCCTCTCTACCGAGGCTGCCAGAATTATTGATCCGGGGTATGCTGTTAACCCGGCCGCCAACTACTACTTCATGTTTGTATCCACTTTTTTAATTGCTGGCCTGGGCACCTGGGTTACGGAGCGGGTGGTGATACCGCGGCTGGGAGAGTATGAGGGCGATGAGAAACCACAGACCATCGACCGCCTGAACCCACAGGAAAAGCGCGGTATACTTTACGCTACCATTGCCATACTTTTGATGGTTGCCTTTATACTTGGTGGCTTGATTCCGGAGAACGGTTACCTGCGCGACCCGGAGACAAACGAGATCCTGCACTCGCCTTTCATGTCGGGTATTGTGGCCTTTATTTTCCTGCTGGCTGGTATCGCGGGCATCGCGTACGGCATCGGGGCCAGAACCATCAAAAACGACAGCGACGTGATGCGCGGCATGGCCAAGTCTATGGAAACGCTGGGCTCGTACATCGTGCTGGTATTCTTCGCAGCCCAATTTGTAGCTTACTTTAACTGGACCAACCTCGGGCTTATATTGGCCATCAACGGGGCGGATGTGCTCAAAACACTGGGCTTAAGTGATATCCCACTCATGATCACCTTCATCATTGTAGCGGCGCTGCTCAACCTGGTGATGGGATCTGCCTCAGCTAAGTGGGCCATCATGGCACCGGTGTTCATCCCGATGTTCATGCTGCTGGGCTACACACCGGAGTTTACGCAGGTAGCGTACCGCATCGGCGACAGCGTGACAAATATCATTTCTCCGATGATGTCCTACTTCGCGTTGATCGTGGCTTTTATACAGCGCTATGACAAGAAAGCAGGCATCGGTACCGTAATTTCTACCATGCTGCCTTACACGGTGGTATTCTTCATCGGCTGGGTAATCCTGCTCGTGATCTGGATTCTGCTGGACCTGCCAATTGGCCCGGGAGCGGAGATGTATATGCCATAG
- a CDS encoding hemerythrin domain-containing protein, whose protein sequence is MPIKRHISLQPISRQHHAGLLTARLLQHGAPPYKGMPTTPAAKRDYVLQFLERELLPHFELEEETVFILACEGSEDLQQQAQALQTEHQLLQQLILGLPQAEESTLPDTLHEIGKLLERHIRQEERVFFEQLQQASTKQQLLQLQEQIAQHLA, encoded by the coding sequence ATGCCTATCAAGCGCCATATAAGCCTCCAGCCGATTTCCCGCCAACACCATGCCGGGCTGCTGACGGCGAGACTGCTGCAACATGGCGCGCCGCCCTATAAAGGCATGCCCACCACGCCAGCCGCAAAGCGCGATTATGTCCTGCAGTTTCTGGAGCGAGAGCTGCTGCCGCATTTTGAGCTGGAAGAAGAAACAGTGTTTATACTTGCCTGTGAGGGCTCAGAAGACCTGCAGCAACAGGCACAGGCACTACAGACTGAGCACCAACTATTGCAGCAGCTTATACTTGGTCTACCTCAAGCCGAAGAAAGCACCCTTCCCGACACACTGCACGAGATTGGCAAGCTGCTGGAGCGGCACATTAGGCAAGAAGAGCGTGTGTTCTTTGAGCAGTTGCAGCAGGCATCAACCAAACAACAGCTACTACAATTACAGGAGCAAATAGCGCAGCACCTGGCTTAG
- a CDS encoding DUF4256 domain-containing protein produces MAKKIEERVPLKQREELLSVLKVRFEQNMNRHEGFSWAEVQSRIEMKPEKVWSLSQMEETGGEPDVVGYDKDTGEYVFYDCAAESPKGRRSVCYDQAALEARKEHKPRSSAIGMAAEMGIELLTEAQYRALQLVGKFDSKTSSWIATPKDIRALGGALFGDWRYGNVFIYHNGAESYYAARGFRGSLRV; encoded by the coding sequence ATGGCAAAGAAAATCGAGGAGAGAGTACCGTTAAAGCAACGGGAAGAACTGCTAAGCGTCCTGAAGGTGCGATTTGAGCAAAACATGAACCGCCATGAAGGTTTTTCGTGGGCTGAAGTACAATCAAGGATCGAGATGAAGCCTGAAAAAGTCTGGTCGCTTAGCCAGATGGAAGAAACGGGTGGTGAACCGGATGTGGTGGGTTATGATAAAGACACAGGAGAGTATGTATTCTACGATTGCGCTGCAGAAAGCCCGAAAGGCCGCAGAAGCGTTTGCTACGACCAGGCAGCACTGGAGGCAAGGAAAGAACATAAACCCAGGAGCAGTGCCATAGGTATGGCGGCCGAAATGGGTATTGAGTTACTTACAGAAGCACAGTATCGCGCTTTGCAATTAGTCGGAAAGTTCGACTCGAAAACATCCAGCTGGATTGCAACACCAAAAGACATTAGAGCGCTCGGGGGTGCCTTGTTTGGTGATTGGCGTTATGGAAATGTTTTTATATACCACAATGGTGCGGAATCTTACTATGCTGCCAGAGGATTTCGTGGCTCGCTAAGGGTTTAA
- a CDS encoding gamma carbonic anhydrase family protein yields the protein MPVVLPVKGVAPQLGADCWVAENATLVGDVVLGSACSVWFNAVIRGDVNSIRIGDKTNIQDGAVIHCTYQKAATTIGSNVSVGHNAIVHGCTVEDNVLIGMGSIVMDNAVVQKNCIVAAGAIVLENTVCESGWIYAGIPAKKVKQLSAEQVAGLEKVANNYVMYSGWFTEEK from the coding sequence ATGCCTGTTGTACTTCCGGTAAAAGGTGTGGCGCCACAATTAGGCGCTGATTGTTGGGTGGCTGAAAACGCTACGCTTGTAGGAGACGTGGTTCTTGGCAGTGCCTGCTCTGTCTGGTTCAATGCCGTAATTCGCGGCGACGTGAACAGCATCCGCATCGGCGACAAAACAAACATACAGGACGGTGCCGTGATCCACTGCACCTACCAGAAAGCCGCCACTACGATTGGCAGCAACGTCTCTGTCGGGCATAACGCCATTGTGCATGGCTGCACCGTGGAAGACAATGTGCTGATAGGAATGGGCTCCATAGTGATGGACAATGCGGTGGTGCAGAAGAACTGCATTGTGGCGGCAGGCGCTATTGTGCTGGAAAATACCGTATGTGAGTCGGGGTGGATCTATGCCGGCATTCCCGCTAAAAAAGTAAAGCAGCTAAGTGCAGAGCAGGTGGCGGGGCTGGAAAAAGTAGCCAACAACTATGTGATGTATAGCGGCTGGTTTACAGAAGAAAAGTAG
- a CDS encoding porin family protein, whose protein sequence is MRKIICTLTALFCLSMAAQAQTFQAGIKGGLSSSNVTLTDLQNDPMQYTKAENVTGYHAGAFARLQILGILLQPEFILATSGGKVEVTDNTSSTSVHVQKFRFDRIDVPLLLGYNFFKVARVQAGPVASNLITAKQESRNVKEFFAGSDWGYQAGLGVDIGNLTLDVRYENINRKYTNTVQQSGGKVRNEQFLVSLGLKLIK, encoded by the coding sequence ATGAGAAAGATAATTTGCACGTTAACCGCCCTGTTCTGTCTAAGTATGGCAGCGCAGGCACAAACCTTTCAGGCCGGAATCAAGGGAGGCCTAAGCTCCTCAAACGTAACACTGACAGACCTGCAGAACGACCCGATGCAGTACACCAAAGCCGAAAACGTAACCGGCTACCATGCAGGCGCTTTTGCACGGCTGCAAATCCTGGGCATCCTGCTGCAGCCTGAGTTTATACTTGCCACTTCCGGCGGTAAGGTAGAGGTAACCGACAACACAAGCAGCACCAGCGTGCACGTACAGAAGTTCCGCTTTGACCGCATAGATGTGCCGCTGCTGCTGGGTTACAACTTCTTTAAGGTAGCGCGGGTGCAGGCGGGGCCTGTTGCCTCTAACCTGATTACGGCCAAGCAGGAAAGCCGGAACGTTAAAGAGTTCTTTGCCGGGTCAGACTGGGGCTACCAGGCCGGATTGGGCGTAGATATTGGAAACCTGACGCTGGATGTGCGCTATGAAAATATCAACCGAAAGTACACCAATACCGTGCAGCAGAGCGGCGGCAAAGTCAGGAACGAGCAGTTTTTGGTGAGTCTTGGCCTGAAGCTGATCAAGTAA